GTCATATTTAAGAGACGCAATTTTGTTAAAGGATTTGTTTATTTTGATCTTCGGATGTCACTTGTGCATTTACTTTTACTTCTTTAAATGTGTTAAAGGAATTATTAGAGCTAAAATCCACTGATAACAGTGTATTCATTGTAAAACTAATTGTTACTATTAATATTAATATAAAAACGGCTTTTTTCATGACTACAACTCCACAACTTTCCTCAAGTTAATACACTTTTAATTTTTAAAGTAAAATTTTACATTTTACATATATAATCTTTTCGGTTTTGTAGACATTTATTTTTAATAGGTAAAATGTCTTTAAAAAAGATAAATATCAATTATATATGAAATAAATCACAAAAAACAAAAATTCAATGTATTAAAAACTAATTATATCTAATTTATGTAAATAACAGCTATTTTGGTGTTTTGTTTTAATAATTTTTAATGATTTATGTAAATGACAGTCAGAGATCCAGTTATAACCAATAAATATTAGTAATAAGACTTTAAAACTGTAAAATTCGTTTTATTTTTATTTTAAGAATTATTATGTTTAATTTATAAAATGAGGTGAAGGAATAGGAGTTAAAAATATATGGAGGCGCTCCTATCCCTACGGGCGTGATTAACAAACATGAAAGTTCCCAACTTTACATGTTAATGTATAATGTAAAACTTTAAATATATAAACATTTCTATAGTGGAGTAGCGTTGTATTAATTAAACAAAATAAGAGGTGGTGTGGATAGATTTTATGAAAACTAAAATTGTGCAATATATTCTCAAATAAATGCTATAAGTAAAAATTTAAAAGCAAATATAAAACAGAGATGGATTTACGACTTCACAAGTTGTCATTTTTAATTATTGCTCTATAAATGTGGATAAAATATAATTGGAGATAAAAAAATGGAAAATATTTTTGGAATAGGGAAAATTGAAGGTAAAAGTGTACCTGTAACTTGTAAAATGCATGCCCTATCTGCAGGGGTTGCTGCTTCTAATGCTTTATGCGATAGAACAGATTGCCCCTCTTATGGTAAATGGTGGTGCCCTTTTACAGGCTGGTAAAATTTAACCTATTTTATTTTTTGAGTTTATCACTTTATCTATATCACATTAATTTAAGTGAATATGAAGGGGATGATAGATTGGTAAAAAAGAGCTTCAAATTCTTCTTTAATAAATTTATAAGGCAACATATTTTAACTTTAATTATTATATTGGCTTTAGGTTTTTCTTCACTGCTATTCTCTTTTATAAGCCCTTTACTTATCAAATCACTTATTGACGATGTTTTTGTAGGTAGAAAAGTTGATTTATTTGGTTATATTGTTATTGGAATCATTGGTATGTATGCAGTATCATCAATTTCAAATTATTTTAAGGGTTTTATAACTGGAAAATTGCAGTTAACTCTATTAAAAGAGGTATCAGGAAGTATATTTGGAGTAATCCAATTTGCATCTCTCGAGAGCACTCAAGAGTTAAAAGTGGGAGATTTGATAACACGTATTATGGGCAACACTCAGATTGCTATAAATGTACCTGTAAGTATCATTCCCCAGTTTTTTATGAGTGTAGTGGGCATCACTGTCCCCTTTTTTATAATGATGTCCCTTAATTTCCAGCTTGCAATTATTGTAATGAGCCCTGTTATATTGTTTGTACTGGTATCATCTATCTTTGGAAAAAAAATGCAAAATATACAGAAAATATTTTTAGAAAATAATGCATCAGTTTACTCTTTTTTAAAGGAAAGTCTTTCTATTATTTCACTAATTAAAGTTTTTGGCCTTGAATCTTGGTCACAAAATAGATTTAAAGGTCAGATAGATGATTATTTCACAACTTCAATAAGCTATACAAGAATGTCATCCATGAATTCATCTTTAAGCTCCTTAATTTTGGGTATACCTGTAGTTTTACTTATTATTTTCGGAGGTTATAAGGTACTGGAGGGAACTATAAGTATTGGAACTTTTACAGCTTTTATATCTTACACATCTATCTTTTTCTCTCCTATTTCTCAGTTATCCTCTTTGTGGACTTCTTATAAAAGTGCATTACCTGCTTTTGATAGAATAAGTGAAATTTTTGACATGGAAATGGGAAAAAGTGGAAATAAAGAAATTAAAATTAAATATGGAAATATAAAAATGGAAGATGTGTGGTTCTCATATGATAACAGGCGTATTCTTAAAGGATTCAATGCTGCATTTGGTAAAGGTTTAAATTATATAGTAGGCGATAACGGAGCTGGGAAAAGTACTATCCTTAAGTTAATATGTTCGCTCTATAATGTAGACAAGGGAACTATTGAAATTGATGGGCAGGATATTACAGAAATTAAAAGAGAAAGTTTAAATCGAGCTATTTCAATGATATTTGCAGATCCCTATCTATTTGACGGATCTATCTATGAAAATATTAGAATTGGCAACCTTGAAGCGTCCCAAGATGATGTTATCCGCGTGGCTAAACTGGTTAAAATCCATAATTTCATAGAGAGAACACCTGAAAAATATAATACGAATGTTGGGGAAGATGGGTTACTGCTTTCAAGCGGCGAAAAACAAAAAATTGCACTTGCAAGGGCTGTTTTAAAAGATTCACCTATTATTCTTTTGGATGAGGTGACAAAATCAGTAGATGCTGATTCAAGGGAAGCTATCAATGAAGTCATTAACGGCCTGAAAAATAAAAAGACAGTTATAATTATCACCCACAATGCCAGTGAAATAGACAATGAGGGTAATATTGTATATTTGGGGACATGAAAATGGAATAAGTGAAGTATTAAACTTACTGGATTTACTTAAGCCTAAAATTTTATTTTAGAATAATTTTTTTTAAATTAATTGATTTTTTATAATATTTGGATCATTTAAAACATTATTTCTATTGTTAAATTGGAAACCAACGCTATTAAAACAGTAAAATAATTTATTTAGATACAGAAATTTTTTTAAATCAATCGAAGGGGATTGAATAGGAGTTAAATATGGAGGTACTCCTATTCATGATCTACAAAATAAACAACCTACCTACTTCATGTATAGTGTAACATTTTAAGTATATAAACTTTTCTATTTAAAAGATTTAAAATAGTAAATCATTGAGCATTTTTTCAATTAATGAATTAATAGGTAAAAGGACTATTTGTCCTTATCGAAAATTAAAAAAAGATATTTTTATTTAATATTTTTACAACTTAACTATTTGCTGAGCTGTATTTCAATGGCTGAAACGTTACTGTTTGATCCTTCCCTGTTTGACACTTCTTCTGTACTGATATCTATAGCTCCAACTTCTGCCTCGGTTATAAATCTATTTCTTACAATTTCAGCAACATCAACAGCCCTACTTATGGCTTTCCCTCGGGCTTTTAACATTACTTCAGATGTTCCCCCGTTCATTTGGGTCACGACAGCTAACACATAATTCATTACTGGTTTAGTTCCAATGTATACGACATTTTCTTCTGACATCTTTTAACCTCCGTAGAAATGATGAGTACTATAATATTTGAATGTAATATTATATACAACTATGCATTTTAATAGATAAAGATTTAAAAGATTTTAAATTCAAAAATGTGTAATTTTAATCTCAATTTTTAAGTTTAAGTTTATTTAAGATCATTTTATAAATCTACCCCTATATGGCTATAAACAGCAATTAAGTGTTTAAATTTATAGTTTAAACGTATTATTCATTTTACTGCCCATGATAGAAATAAAAGGCAGTATGTTGATTTATTTTCTTTATATTTCTCTTTTACCTGGAATTCTTTGGGGTTTAGAAGCTCCTTTTCCAGATAGTTTGCCTTTACTATAAGTTTCATCAGATTTTGTAGCCTTTTTATCTGTCATTGGTCTAATAAGGCCATGTTCCAGTACATAGTCTTCGTATAATAATTTATTTATAACTTCTCTAAAATCTGCACGGGATAAGTTGGAAAATTCTTTTTTTAAGGTAGTATATAATCGTTTTTCCAGGTAAACTCCATTATGATTTTTTAAAATGTCATTAGCTCTTGCTTCTATTGGAGCCAGCTTATCATTGTCGGTCATTTTTTATCTCCTCAAAATTTAAAATTAATCTTGTTTAACTATATGTTTTTTTTAAATAATTTAATTTTTTAATATTTAAAGGTTGATTTATAGGATAAAAAAATTTAAAAAGCATAAAAGTTAGGATAGCTTATTTTTTAAACTTTTAATATATATAAACTATTTTTTTCATTGTTTATTATTTTTTGCACTGCTTGAATTGACATTTAATGTTTTATAAAGATTTTTTATCATATGTGTTTCTTTTAAATATAAAATCCCACATTTATTATTAAATAAAACCATAATAATAATATAAAATTAATCTGGTTAACTAACAATAATTAAAAGGTGAGAGTATGTCAAGATTTGAAGAACTCTGTGAAAGTTATACCGGTGCGAGGAAAAGGTATTTCAATTACGAAAATGAATGCATGGAATTTGGGGTTAAAATGGTGAATGGATTAAAAGAATATTTAGAATGCCCTCCAGAACAGGTGAATTATTACCCTCCTGATAAAGAAAGTGATCCCAATGTTAGCTATAACATACACGGAGCTACAAAACTTGGAGAAGACGGTTTCTGGCATGTTGGTATTGGAATTGGGTTATATGAAGTTCCACATGGCCGTCCACAGGAAAATGTAAGAAGTACACTTTTAATTAAAAAGGAAGATGGCCGCTTTGTAGTAAAATATGGTAAAGAATCTAAGGAGGAATTCAGGATATGTGAAGACAGCGAAGATGACCTAAAAAAGTTATATGACTACATTTTTGATGAAATTAAAGAGCTATATGATAAACAGCTGGAACACATTACTGGCGGGGCTGAATTTGCCCATGATCACGATGATTTAAGGTATATTCAATAAATATTCAATGCACTTTCAGGTTTAACTTATTAAAATATTTATTAGTCTTAACTTTTTCTTTAAATTTTTATGTGATTTCTATCGATTGGCACTATAAAGTCCGTTATGGCGCAATATTCTGAATTAATTATAATTTAGTATGTTTTACTAAATCTGGGCTTTTAAGACTTATTAGATGATTAATTTCATTTAAAAGTAGTTATTTTTTAAAGTAGTTGGATAAATCTAAATATTTCAAACCAAATATTTAGATTTAAAATTTAAAAAAGAAGTTATTTTATTATTTATTAAGATGTATTTCAATGGCTGAAACGTTACTGTTTGATCCTTCTCTGTTAGATACTTCTTCTGTACTGATATCTATAGTTCCAAGCTTTATATCTGTTATAAATCTGTTTCTTACAATCTCTGCAACGTCAACGGCTTTGCTTATAGCCCTTCCACGCGCTTTTAGAATAACTTCTGAAGTTCCGCTGTTCATTTGAGTTACTACCGCTAGTACATAATTCATCACTGGTTTATTTCCGATATATACGATGTTTTCCTCTGCCATTTTTATACCTCCATATGCTAATATAATATTTTGACTTGGTATTAATACAGTTATGTATTTCTATTTTAAATTCCTTTTTGAGTATTCAAAACCTATAAAAAATTCTTTACTTTAAAAAAGTAGTTCGACTTAAGCTGTATTAATATGTCGTGAATTAATTTTTTGTATATTCAAATCGTGAACGTGCATTATATGAAAATGGCTTCGCATACGATTTAATTTATGTAATGCAGGCTTCAATTCTAATTGAACGAATTTATCCAGCCCCCATACCTTTTCTTTTCCTTCTTTTATCCTTTGCACGATTTCTGTTACCTCTGCAGGTTCTAGATGATGCCAGTAGGATTTGTCGTATCTAAGTTTAGCTATAATGTCCCACCAGTTTACTACGTTTGTCAAAGTTTCTCCTCCGAATCTGATAAAAATAGTTGAAATCAATTCAGGCAAAAGTATAAAAATATTGGTATAATCAGGATTATAATAGTTAATATGGTCTAAAATTCCTAATAAACTTTTCTATATCCTTATAAATTTATGTTACTTATTCATTATTAGTATTATACTTTAAAAAATTTAATTAAATAAATTGCCATTGAGATATGTAAGTTCTATGTCTTTTTTTTAAATAGAAGGCAACTATCTTAACACGTTTTCTATATTTATATTCCCATGCATATCTCCAATTAATTAAATTAGTTCATATTTTGAAAGGGTATTATATTTTATCTTTTTACCTCTGTTTTTATGAATTCTACAATATCACCACACTATCATCAATCAGTAATCTTTAATTACATTAAAAAAGAAAATCTTTTAATTCAAATCTAATTGATCTAAATTAGAGATTTTATTTTAGAGTTAATTACATCTAAATTAAGTTACAAGGAGAAATAAATTGACCAGTAATCAAGCTAAAAAACTTTATCAAAAAGGAATAGAATTATTAAGCTATGGAAAGTCTGATGAGGCTGTTAACTACTTTCGTGAAGCAATAGAATCAGATCCGTTCTGTATGGAGGCCCAGCTAGAACTGGGATATCTTCTGGGATCCATGGACAATTATGAAGAATCACTGCAGTGTTTTAATAAGGCAGTGAAAATAGAAAAAAATTTTCCAGGACTTTTCGGCAGAGGAATGTGTCTTTTCTTCATGGAAGACTATGATAAATCACTAGAAGTGTTTTTAGAAGCCCAGGAATATGGGGAAAATGAAGATTTATGGTACTATATTGGAAACCTTAATCTAATTCATTTAGGCAACTATGAAGGTGCTGTAAACTGCTTTGATATAGCACTGTCCATAGATGAAAATTTTATTGAAGCATGGAATGATTGTGGTATGGCTTACAGCATTTTGGAAGATGATGAAAACGCGCTGGTGTGTTTTGAAGAGGCTTTAAATATTGATCCTGAGTACAGGCAGGCTGTTTACAATATGGGGGCTACTTTAGCTGATATGGGCCGCTACAGCGAATCATTAGTATATCTGGATAGAATCCTGGAAAAAGAGCCGGATAATTTCAAAGCGATGTTTTATAAAGGAAATGTTCTGTATTTTATGGAAAAAGAAGAAGAATCAATTGAATACTTTATAAAAGCTCTTAAAATAGATAAAAATCAGCCAGAACTCTGGAATTACTTAGGCTATGTTCAGTTTAGCATTGGGCAGAATCATGAAGCGGTGGAATCTTTTAAGGAAGCTATTAAGTTCGATGATGAGTATGATACAGCTTATATTAACTTGGGAAATGTTTATATGGATCTAGGCAAGAATAATCTTGCTTTGGATTGTTTTGAACGGGTACTAGAAATTTCTTCAGATAGTGAAGAGGCATTAATGAAAATTGAAGAATTAAAAACAGAAAAAGAAATATTGAACTGAAAAATTAAATATTTTTTTATAACCAATCACTTTTTAATGATTACCATGTAAGTATCTGTGATAGTTCTGTCGTCAGCAGGTGGATCTATCATGATATGGTACCATGGAGTGCAGATTATATTTACAAATGCAATACCTGGTTTGGCAGCTTTGAATGTAAATATGTTCCCTTCAGTGGATACTAAATCGAGATAGTTCTTGTTGTACTGTGCATTGAAGGATACTTCTGGAATATGAATTCCTGAAGGTGCAGCTGTAAATGTGTCATTTAGCTCTACTATTTTAATATGATACTGCCAGTTTGAATCAATTTTAGCTGCAGAAACTCCTGAAACCATGAAACTCATTGAAAATACTGCTACGATAAAAATTGATGCTATTTTTAGATTGTTCATCTTTTATAAACCCTCCTTTTCAATTTAATAAACTAATACTGGTGATTGTTAGTAACTACAAACATATAACATTATTTAAATTCAAAAATTAGGACATTTATTAAAGGGAAAATAAATATTTAATATCTATAAATGGGAGTATTGATTATTTAAATTAACTCCAGTGAAGTTAGAGAATATTTCATCTAAAAAAAGCAAGATTTGTTAAATAAACTTCCAAACTGGAGACGAGATATATAATTT
This Methanobacterium bryantii DNA region includes the following protein-coding sequences:
- the albA gene encoding DNA-binding protein Alba, with protein sequence MAEENIVYIGNKPVMNYVLAVVTQMNSGTSEVILKARGRAISKAVDVAEIVRNRFITDIKLGTIDISTEEVSNREGSNSNVSAIEIHLNK
- the albA gene encoding DNA-binding protein Alba, which encodes MSEENVVYIGTKPVMNYVLAVVTQMNGGTSEVMLKARGKAISRAVDVAEIVRNRFITEAEVGAIDISTEEVSNREGSNSNVSAIEIQLSK
- a CDS encoding tetratricopeptide repeat protein, with protein sequence MTSNQAKKLYQKGIELLSYGKSDEAVNYFREAIESDPFCMEAQLELGYLLGSMDNYEESLQCFNKAVKIEKNFPGLFGRGMCLFFMEDYDKSLEVFLEAQEYGENEDLWYYIGNLNLIHLGNYEGAVNCFDIALSIDENFIEAWNDCGMAYSILEDDENALVCFEEALNIDPEYRQAVYNMGATLADMGRYSESLVYLDRILEKEPDNFKAMFYKGNVLYFMEKEEESIEYFIKALKIDKNQPELWNYLGYVQFSIGQNHEAVESFKEAIKFDDEYDTAYINLGNVYMDLGKNNLALDCFERVLEISSDSEEALMKIEELKTEKEILN
- a CDS encoding ABC transporter ATP-binding protein, with amino-acid sequence MVKKSFKFFFNKFIRQHILTLIIILALGFSSLLFSFISPLLIKSLIDDVFVGRKVDLFGYIVIGIIGMYAVSSISNYFKGFITGKLQLTLLKEVSGSIFGVIQFASLESTQELKVGDLITRIMGNTQIAINVPVSIIPQFFMSVVGITVPFFIMMSLNFQLAIIVMSPVILFVLVSSIFGKKMQNIQKIFLENNASVYSFLKESLSIISLIKVFGLESWSQNRFKGQIDDYFTTSISYTRMSSMNSSLSSLILGIPVVLLIIFGGYKVLEGTISIGTFTAFISYTSIFFSPISQLSSLWTSYKSALPAFDRISEIFDMEMGKSGNKEIKIKYGNIKMEDVWFSYDNRRILKGFNAAFGKGLNYIVGDNGAGKSTILKLICSLYNVDKGTIEIDGQDITEIKRESLNRAISMIFADPYLFDGSIYENIRIGNLEASQDDVIRVAKLVKIHNFIERTPEKYNTNVGEDGLLLSSGEKQKIALARAVLKDSPIILLDEVTKSVDADSREAINEVINGLKNKKTVIIITHNASEIDNEGNIVYLGT